A genomic stretch from Desulfurellaceae bacterium includes:
- a CDS encoding bifunctional transaldolase/phosoglucose isomerase: MENPLREVHQLGQSIWYDNIRRSLITSGELQALIEHDGVCGVTSNPAIFEKALSKSADYDQPMRALVEQGVGTSKDIYERLAIQDIQMAADVLAPIYHETDRRDGYVSFEVSPHLAHDTHGTVEEARRLRSAIDRENVMIKVPATQAGIPAITQLISEGTNINVTLLFAVEMYEAVAGAYIAGLEQLSARDGDLDKVSSVASFFVSRLDSLIDERLNGALGATQSTARRSEIELLLGTAAVANAKTAYAAYQDIIASQRWQRLAERGARPQRLLWASTSTKNPAYPKTMYVDELIGPDTVNTLPDETVQAFRQTGRPQPRLTENWSEGLAHARATLQSLGQLGISLQEATEQLLADGVKKFGDPFDALLSTIERKRQALLGIARQNYALGEAGAAVEAGLDEWRAAGKVRRLWRGDSALWSRTDEDRWVGWLSVVEQQREQLADLRRIADDLRHSDVRHVVLLGMGGSSLCPEVLRATFGQRDGFPELHVLDSTVPAQIRAMVERIDPARTACIVSSKSGGTIEPQVLKDYFADLLGRARGTEPVGSRFLAITDPGTTLHRLAQEEGFRHIVHASPTIGGRFSALSAFGLLPAALMGLDVERFLNSAMRMVQSCAASVPPDANPGVGLGIILGTLGQQGRDKVTFITSPTIGSLGSWLEQLIAESTGKNGRGLIPVDDEQLGPPEVYANDRLFVYIRLNAAPSAEQDAAVEALEDAGHPLVRIRLEEAIDLGQEFFRWQIATAVAGSILAIHPFNQPDVEASKLATRALMATYQERGTLPVESPLLQDAGLELFADARNASALLSAATGRTLEAALAAHLNRLQAGDYLAISAYLDMSPANDRILQKLRQTIRDTKRVATTLGYGPRFLHSTGQLHKGGPDTGVFLQLTADDTPDIAIPGQAYSFGVLKNAQAQGDAKVLAERGRRFVRIHLGSDVQAGLARLQAVIQRAMG, from the coding sequence ATGGAAAACCCGCTGCGAGAGGTCCACCAGCTCGGCCAAAGCATCTGGTATGACAATATCCGGCGCAGCCTGATTACCTCGGGTGAGCTGCAAGCCTTGATCGAACACGACGGCGTGTGTGGTGTTACCTCCAACCCGGCGATTTTCGAGAAGGCTCTGTCCAAGAGCGCCGATTACGACCAACCCATGCGAGCCCTGGTCGAACAAGGGGTTGGCACGAGCAAAGACATTTATGAACGGCTGGCCATCCAGGATATTCAGATGGCCGCCGATGTCCTGGCACCAATCTACCATGAGACGGACCGGCGCGACGGCTATGTCAGCTTTGAGGTTTCGCCCCATCTGGCGCATGATACGCACGGAACGGTCGAAGAGGCGCGACGGCTACGGTCGGCGATTGACCGTGAGAATGTCATGATCAAGGTCCCGGCCACCCAGGCCGGTATTCCGGCCATTACCCAACTGATCAGCGAAGGCACCAATATCAACGTCACCCTGCTGTTCGCGGTCGAGATGTACGAGGCAGTCGCCGGCGCCTATATTGCTGGCTTGGAGCAACTGAGCGCCAGGGACGGAGACCTCGACAAGGTCAGCAGTGTGGCCAGCTTTTTTGTCAGCCGGCTCGACTCCCTCATTGACGAGCGGCTGAACGGAGCCCTCGGCGCGACTCAGAGCACGGCCCGGCGCTCCGAAATTGAGCTGCTGCTCGGCACCGCAGCCGTTGCCAATGCCAAGACGGCCTATGCCGCCTATCAAGACATCATCGCCAGCCAGCGCTGGCAGCGCCTGGCCGAGCGGGGAGCCCGGCCTCAACGCCTGCTGTGGGCCAGCACCAGCACCAAGAACCCGGCCTATCCGAAGACCATGTATGTGGATGAGTTGATCGGACCCGATACGGTCAATACCCTGCCGGATGAAACGGTGCAGGCGTTTCGCCAGACCGGTCGCCCTCAGCCTCGGCTCACCGAGAACTGGTCCGAAGGGCTGGCCCACGCCCGGGCCACGCTCCAGAGCCTGGGTCAGCTCGGCATTTCTCTGCAAGAAGCGACCGAGCAGTTGTTGGCCGACGGCGTCAAAAAGTTTGGCGATCCATTTGACGCCCTGCTGAGCACCATCGAACGCAAACGCCAAGCCCTGCTTGGCATAGCCAGGCAGAACTACGCCCTTGGGGAGGCGGGCGCGGCCGTTGAGGCGGGCCTCGACGAGTGGCGGGCCGCCGGGAAAGTCCGCCGCCTGTGGCGGGGCGATAGCGCGCTGTGGTCGCGAACCGACGAGGATCGATGGGTGGGCTGGTTGTCCGTCGTGGAGCAGCAGCGTGAACAGCTGGCCGACCTGCGCCGGATTGCCGATGACCTCCGCCACAGCGACGTCCGCCACGTCGTGCTGCTCGGCATGGGCGGGTCGAGCCTATGCCCGGAAGTCCTGCGGGCGACGTTCGGCCAGCGGGACGGCTTTCCCGAGCTGCACGTGCTCGACTCGACCGTTCCGGCCCAAATCCGGGCGATGGTCGAGCGCATAGACCCGGCTCGGACCGCATGTATCGTCTCTTCAAAATCAGGCGGAACAATCGAACCCCAGGTGCTCAAAGACTACTTCGCGGACCTACTCGGCCGTGCCAGAGGGACAGAGCCGGTCGGGAGTCGTTTTCTGGCCATTACCGACCCTGGGACCACGCTCCACCGGCTGGCCCAGGAAGAGGGCTTTCGCCACATTGTCCACGCCAGCCCCACCATAGGCGGACGTTTTTCCGCCCTGTCCGCGTTTGGTTTGCTGCCAGCCGCCCTGATGGGGCTTGATGTGGAGCGCTTTCTCAACAGCGCAATGCGGATGGTCCAATCCTGCGCCGCCAGCGTTCCGCCCGATGCCAACCCCGGCGTCGGCCTTGGGATCATCTTAGGTACGCTCGGCCAGCAGGGGCGAGACAAGGTGACGTTCATCACCTCACCGACAATCGGCAGCCTGGGAAGCTGGTTGGAACAACTCATTGCCGAGTCAACCGGCAAAAACGGTCGGGGCTTGATTCCGGTTGATGATGAGCAGCTCGGCCCGCCCGAGGTGTATGCCAACGATCGGCTGTTTGTCTACATTCGCTTAAACGCGGCGCCCTCAGCCGAACAGGACGCGGCGGTCGAGGCTCTGGAAGACGCCGGCCATCCGCTTGTCCGGATTCGGCTCGAAGAGGCGATTGATCTCGGCCAAGAGTTCTTTCGCTGGCAAATCGCCACTGCGGTTGCCGGTTCGATCTTGGCCATTCATCCCTTCAACCAACCCGATGTCGAAGCCAGCAAGCTGGCGACTCGGGCCCTGATGGCCACCTACCAAGAACGTGGCACCCTACCCGTCGAGTCGCCACTGCTGCAGGACGCGGGGCTCGAGCTGTTTGCCGACGCGCGGAACGCGAGCGCCCTCCTGTCCGCAGCCACAGGCCGAACTCTGGAAGCAGCCTTGGCCGCTCATCTGAATCGACTCCAGGCCGGAGACTATCTGGCCATTAGCGCCTATCTCGACATGAGCCCGGCCAACGACCGGATACTGCAAAAGCTCCGTCAGACCATTCGTGACACAAAACGGGTTGCCACTACCCTCGGCTATGGACCGCGCTTCTTACACTCAACGGGCCAGCTGCACAAGGGTGGGCCTGACACCGGGGTCTTTCTTCAACTCACGGCCGACGATACGCCGGATATCGCCATCCCCGGCCAGGCCTACAGCTTTGGCGTCCTAAAAAACGCCCAGGCCCAGGGGGACGCCAAGGTCCTGGCCGAACGCGGTAGGCGATTCGTCCGGATTCATCTTGGTTCAGATGTCCAAGCCGGCTTGGCCCGTCTCCAAGCCGTGATCCAGCGCGCGATGGGCTAG
- a CDS encoding cupin domain-containing protein produces the protein MAHPPTRLSRFQANRSADEGYGWDGVQTQAYKSGQESGREWRGIIRQVLVGNRSEATQFHVRYFEIAPGGHSSLEKHRHAHVVIAVRGRGRAVLDATGHDMQPLDTVYVAPWTPHQFLALDDEPFGFFCIVDAARDRPQPVSPAEQDCAVRAGAVRDRDE, from the coding sequence ATGGCACACCCGCCGACCCGTTTGTCCCGTTTTCAGGCCAACCGCTCAGCCGACGAGGGCTATGGGTGGGACGGTGTTCAGACGCAGGCGTACAAATCGGGCCAGGAGTCTGGCCGCGAGTGGCGAGGGATCATCCGCCAGGTCCTGGTCGGCAACCGCTCGGAAGCCACCCAGTTCCATGTGCGCTATTTTGAGATCGCACCGGGCGGCCACTCCAGCCTGGAAAAACACCGGCACGCGCATGTGGTGATCGCCGTGCGCGGTCGGGGCAGAGCGGTACTCGACGCGACCGGCCACGACATGCAGCCGCTCGACACGGTCTACGTTGCGCCGTGGACGCCCCATCAGTTTCTGGCGCTGGACGACGAGCCGTTTGGGTTTTTCTGCATTGTTGACGCCGCCCGAGACCGCCCACAACCGGTCTCGCCCGCCGAACAGGATTGTGCTGTCAGGGCAGGTGCGGTAAGGGATAGGGATGAGTGA
- a CDS encoding alcohol dehydrogenase catalytic domain-containing protein — MRVARLYTAHDIRFEEEPVPSVGPGQALIKTRACGICSGDVMAWYIEKKAPVVFGHEPAGEIVELGSGVSEFQPGDRVFIHHHAPCFACRACRRGDFVQCSTWRSSRIIPGGMAEYVLVPKENLAGDTLRLPADLSFADGSLIEPTACAVKALRRARLRAGDSVCVIGLGIMGQLNVALARHAGAGTVMGTDFVAYRRDKALELGADAVFDPADGPVEDAVRDYTGGEMAELVIVGPGTVEAMQLGIRCAAKGGTVLLFTTSTPEARLPLAPYELYFNEVSLVPSYSCGPNDTREALRLIGTGVIQSERFITHRFPFAAIHDAYQNAAAAQDSLKTIIEFP; from the coding sequence ATGAGAGTCGCCCGGCTGTATACCGCACACGATATCCGTTTTGAGGAAGAACCCGTCCCCAGCGTCGGGCCAGGCCAGGCGCTGATCAAAACGCGGGCGTGCGGCATCTGCTCGGGTGACGTGATGGCCTGGTATATCGAAAAAAAGGCGCCCGTCGTTTTTGGGCATGAGCCGGCCGGAGAGATTGTCGAGCTTGGGTCGGGGGTCTCGGAATTTCAGCCCGGCGACCGGGTCTTCATCCATCACCACGCGCCGTGCTTTGCCTGCCGGGCCTGTCGGCGGGGCGACTTCGTGCAGTGTTCGACCTGGCGCTCCTCGCGCATTATTCCCGGCGGCATGGCCGAGTATGTCCTGGTGCCCAAAGAGAACCTGGCGGGTGACACCCTGCGCCTGCCGGCCGACTTGTCGTTTGCCGACGGCTCGCTGATCGAACCCACGGCCTGCGCGGTCAAAGCCCTGCGTCGCGCCCGGCTGCGGGCCGGCGACAGCGTGTGTGTCATCGGCCTCGGCATCATGGGTCAGCTGAATGTCGCCCTGGCCCGGCATGCCGGTGCGGGGACGGTCATGGGAACCGATTTCGTGGCCTACCGTCGGGACAAAGCGCTCGAACTCGGGGCCGACGCCGTGTTTGACCCGGCCGACGGCCCGGTCGAAGACGCGGTCCGAGACTATACCGGGGGCGAGATGGCCGAGTTGGTCATTGTCGGTCCGGGTACGGTCGAGGCCATGCAGCTGGGCATCCGCTGTGCGGCAAAGGGCGGCACCGTCCTGCTGTTCACCACCAGCACGCCCGAGGCCAGGCTGCCGCTCGCCCCCTACGAGCTGTATTTTAACGAAGTCAGTCTCGTCCCCAGCTATTCGTGCGGGCCGAATGACACCCGTGAAGCCCTACGGCTGATTGGCACCGGCGTCATTCAGTCCGAACGCTTCATCACCCACCGCTTCCCCTTCGCCGCGATTCATGACGCCTATCAAAACGCGGCTGCGGCGCAGGATTCGCTGAAAACAATCATCGAGTTTCCCTGA
- the hpnH gene encoding adenosyl-hopene transferase HpnH has protein sequence MRFPLHITTDMLKWQLKNKLQGRQRYPVVLMLEPLYTCNLACVGCTPERHMGDLKDRLSLEQSLQAVDESGAPVVSICGGEPTVYPELPELVAGVISRKRHIYLCTNGILLDRFYDKSTPHKRLSINVHLDGLRETHDFVCAREGVFDQAIAMIQRGKQLGYSVCTNTTIFRETSMDEIEQMCELLTGLGIDGMMISPGYHYENVQENHFLYRDEIHQKFETVLALSKRYPISLTPLFLEFAAGKRDYPCTPWGNVTRTPFGWKDPCYLIGKRYFQTWDAFWNGVDWDYWERREDEACQNCFMHSGFEASVIRKLPESPKDMLTMAKWMLSA, from the coding sequence ATGCGGTTTCCGCTCCACATCACCACAGACATGCTCAAATGGCAGCTGAAGAACAAGCTGCAGGGCCGACAGCGTTACCCGGTCGTGCTGATGCTGGAGCCGCTCTACACCTGCAATCTGGCCTGTGTCGGCTGTACTCCAGAACGCCATATGGGCGATCTCAAGGATCGTTTGAGCCTGGAACAAAGCCTGCAAGCGGTCGATGAGTCGGGCGCTCCGGTCGTCTCGATTTGCGGCGGAGAGCCCACCGTGTATCCCGAGCTGCCGGAGCTGGTGGCCGGTGTTATCAGCCGCAAACGGCACATCTACCTGTGCACCAATGGCATTCTGCTCGACCGCTTCTATGACAAGAGCACGCCCCACAAACGCCTGTCGATCAACGTCCACCTCGACGGGTTGCGCGAAACGCACGATTTTGTGTGCGCCCGGGAGGGGGTTTTCGACCAGGCCATCGCCATGATTCAGCGCGGCAAGCAGCTCGGCTATTCGGTGTGTACCAACACGACCATCTTCCGTGAAACCAGCATGGACGAAATCGAACAGATGTGTGAGCTGCTGACCGGGCTGGGTATCGACGGCATGATGATTTCGCCCGGCTATCACTACGAAAACGTCCAGGAAAACCACTTTCTGTACCGCGACGAGATCCACCAGAAGTTCGAGACCGTCCTCGCCCTGTCCAAGCGCTACCCCATTTCTTTGACCCCGCTGTTCCTGGAATTTGCGGCGGGCAAGCGTGACTATCCGTGCACGCCGTGGGGTAATGTCACCCGCACGCCGTTTGGCTGGAAAGACCCGTGCTATCTGATCGGCAAACGCTACTTCCAGACCTGGGACGCCTTTTGGAATGGGGTTGATTGGGACTATTGGGAGAGGCGCGAGGACGAGGCGTGCCAGAACTGTTTCATGCATTCCGGCTTTGAAGCGTCGGTCATACGCAAGCTGCCCGAAAGCCCCAAAGACATGCTGACCATGGCCAAGTGGATGCTGTCGGCATGA
- a CDS encoding transcriptional repressor, with the protein MTDRLETFRQWLKEQGLKATAQRDDIAQVFFESNRHISVEELCNEVRHISPRVGYATVYRTLKLLKECGLAAERHFADGQARFEKVEEERHHDHLICERCGRIIEFMQPEIEALQEEMAHRFGFVATSHKMEIYGICRECREGRRAESERRLPV; encoded by the coding sequence GTGACCGACCGACTTGAAACCTTTCGTCAGTGGCTCAAGGAGCAGGGCCTGAAAGCGACCGCCCAGCGCGACGACATCGCTCAGGTCTTCTTTGAGTCCAACCGGCATATCAGCGTTGAGGAGCTGTGTAACGAGGTCCGGCATATCAGTCCCCGAGTGGGCTATGCCACGGTATACCGCACCCTCAAACTGCTCAAAGAGTGCGGTCTGGCTGCGGAACGTCATTTTGCCGACGGCCAGGCGCGCTTTGAAAAAGTCGAAGAAGAACGCCACCACGATCATCTGATCTGCGAGCGCTGCGGTCGCATTATCGAGTTCATGCAGCCTGAAATCGAGGCCCTGCAGGAAGAGATGGCCCATCGCTTCGGTTTTGTGGCCACCAGTCACAAGATGGAGATCTACGGCATCTGTCGAGAGTGCCGCGAGGGGCGTCGGGCCGAAAGTGAGCGCCGGCTGCCGGTCTAA
- a CDS encoding TatD family hydrolase, with the protein MLVDSHCHLTDEKFEPDRLALLERARAAGVSCFLVIGATGAFAHNDKALALARQHADVFAVVGIHPHDVQTITAETYARLRALARQPKVVGLGETGLDFYYEHAPREDQRRHFRAFIRLAQELDLPLSMHVRDAYAEAAQLLREEGGGHLRGVMHCFTGTAQEAQTLLDLGLYISLSGIVTFKSAQALREVARELPLERMLVETDCPFLAPVPYRGRRNEPAYVVEVARTLAQLKDCPLGTLAEATSHNARTLFRLPG; encoded by the coding sequence ATGCTGGTCGACTCGCACTGTCATCTGACCGACGAAAAATTTGAGCCCGACCGGCTGGCGCTGCTCGAACGCGCCCGTGCCGCAGGCGTGTCGTGTTTTCTGGTAATCGGGGCAACCGGCGCCTTTGCCCACAACGACAAGGCGCTGGCCCTGGCTCGGCAACACGCCGATGTCTTTGCCGTGGTCGGCATCCATCCCCACGATGTCCAAACGATTACGGCGGAGACGTATGCGCGTTTGCGCGCCCTGGCCCGCCAGCCCAAGGTCGTCGGCCTGGGCGAGACAGGGCTGGATTTTTACTACGAGCATGCTCCACGCGAGGACCAGCGCCGGCACTTTCGGGCGTTTATCCGGTTGGCTCAGGAGCTTGACCTGCCCCTGTCCATGCACGTCCGCGACGCCTACGCTGAAGCCGCCCAGCTGCTGCGCGAGGAGGGCGGCGGACACCTGCGCGGGGTCATGCACTGCTTTACCGGCACTGCCCAGGAAGCTCAGACCCTGCTTGATCTCGGGCTGTATATTTCATTGAGCGGGATTGTGACGTTTAAGAGCGCCCAGGCCTTGCGTGAGGTGGCGCGTGAGCTGCCGCTCGAGCGGATGCTGGTAGAAACGGACTGCCCATTTTTGGCCCCCGTTCCCTACCGTGGGCGGCGGAATGAGCCGGCCTATGTCGTCGAGGTGGCGCGCACCCTGGCCCAGCTGAAAGACTGTCCTCTCGGCACGCTGGCCGAGGCGACGAGCCACAATGCCCGGACTCTGTTTCGTTTGCCGGGTTAG
- the metG gene encoding methionine--tRNA ligase: MSPSRKILVGVAWPYANGEQHIGHIAGAYLPPDIFSRYQRMIGNEVLMVSGSDTHGTPVSVRAEAEGSSPAAVVERFHVGFVESYQKLGLTFDLFTHTDTQNHWDVTQQMFRQHRDHGYIYADTQQQLYDPEAKRFLPDRYVEGRCPFCDSPEARGDQCDSCGRTYEAIELKQPRSRITGNTQLEVRQTEHFFLDLGKLQPPLRDWLLQGKEHWRPNVIRFSRTQVEQEVLRGRPITRDLEWGITIPLDGYADKRIYVWYDAVIGYFSAAIEWAALNNTPDKWREWWDPSVNADARAYYFIGKDNIPFHAMMWPAMLIGYGGLHLPYDVPANEYLNMYGRKFSKSRGHVIGIHGALERYQADSWRYALTAIAPEGNDVDFTWDDFVERVNNELVANWGNLVNRVLGFANSRFEGRVPEPGPLDDADRAILAEIKAGFQTVGDLYGAVKLKMALNEARRLSQQANLYFHDKAPWTTLKTDPQLAATTIYVALQVIDWLKLVWAPILPHTSQQLHELLGYEGQLFGRQYTETVEDERGSHLVLRYDHSRASGVWQPTTLAPKQALRKPRPLFIKLDEDVPEKELQAQAEAG, translated from the coding sequence ATGAGCCCGTCACGGAAAATCCTCGTTGGCGTTGCCTGGCCGTATGCCAACGGCGAGCAGCATATCGGTCATATTGCTGGCGCGTATCTGCCACCGGATATCTTCTCGCGCTACCAGCGTATGATCGGCAACGAGGTCTTGATGGTGAGTGGCTCGGATACCCACGGGACGCCGGTCAGCGTGCGGGCCGAGGCCGAGGGCAGCAGCCCGGCTGCGGTGGTCGAGCGCTTTCACGTCGGCTTTGTCGAGAGCTATCAGAAGCTGGGACTGACCTTTGACCTGTTCACCCATACCGACACCCAGAACCACTGGGATGTGACCCAGCAGATGTTTCGCCAGCATCGGGACCACGGCTATATTTACGCCGATACCCAGCAGCAGCTGTACGACCCCGAGGCCAAGCGTTTCCTGCCCGACCGGTATGTCGAGGGCCGGTGTCCGTTTTGCGACAGTCCCGAGGCGCGGGGAGACCAGTGTGACAGCTGTGGCCGGACCTACGAGGCCATTGAGCTGAAACAGCCGCGCTCGCGGATTACCGGCAATACCCAGCTTGAGGTTCGGCAGACCGAACACTTTTTCCTGGACCTCGGCAAGCTCCAGCCTCCGCTCCGAGACTGGTTGCTGCAGGGCAAAGAACACTGGCGGCCGAACGTCATTCGGTTTTCCCGCACCCAGGTCGAACAAGAGGTGTTGCGCGGCCGTCCGATCACCCGTGACCTGGAGTGGGGCATTACGATTCCGCTCGACGGCTATGCGGACAAGCGCATCTATGTCTGGTATGACGCGGTGATCGGGTATTTCAGCGCCGCCATTGAGTGGGCCGCGCTGAACAACACACCCGACAAATGGCGCGAGTGGTGGGACCCGAGTGTGAACGCCGACGCCCGGGCCTACTATTTCATCGGCAAAGACAATATCCCCTTCCACGCCATGATGTGGCCGGCGATGCTGATTGGCTACGGCGGGCTGCACCTGCCCTACGATGTTCCGGCCAACGAGTACCTCAACATGTACGGCCGCAAGTTCAGCAAAAGCCGCGGCCATGTCATCGGCATTCACGGCGCCCTGGAGCGCTACCAGGCCGACTCCTGGCGCTACGCCCTGACCGCCATCGCGCCGGAGGGCAACGACGTTGACTTTACCTGGGACGACTTTGTCGAGCGGGTCAACAACGAGCTGGTCGCCAACTGGGGCAATCTGGTCAACCGGGTGCTGGGCTTCGCCAATTCCCGCTTCGAAGGGCGCGTCCCCGAGCCGGGGCCGCTGGACGACGCCGACCGGGCCATCCTGGCCGAAATCAAGGCCGGGTTTCAGACCGTTGGCGATTTGTACGGGGCGGTCAAGCTCAAAATGGCGCTGAATGAAGCCCGCCGGCTCAGCCAGCAGGCCAACCTGTATTTTCACGACAAAGCGCCGTGGACAACGCTGAAAACCGATCCCCAGCTGGCGGCCACGACGATCTATGTGGCCCTACAGGTCATCGATTGGCTGAAGCTGGTGTGGGCGCCGATTCTGCCCCATACCAGCCAACAGCTCCACGAACTGCTCGGCTACGAGGGGCAGCTGTTCGGGCGCCAGTATACCGAAACGGTCGAGGATGAGCGGGGGTCACACCTGGTCTTGCGCTACGATCACAGCAGGGCAAGCGGCGTGTGGCAGCCGACGACCCTGGCGCCCAAGCAAGCCCTGCGCAAACCCCGGCCGCTGTTCATCAAGCTCGACGAGGACGTGCCGGAAAAGGAACTCCAGGCCCAGGCTGAGGCCGGCTAG
- a CDS encoding dTMP kinase — MAGFFLTFEGVEGGGKTTQARLLAEALREREHTVLVTREPGGTEIGKVLRRLVLEPAGAPLAAEAELLLLLADRAQHVRDVILPGLRADAVVISDRFLDSTIAYQGYGRGIPLDLLHRLNSFASQACLPDFTVLLDVSVEVGLQRASQSRGASEVDRFEAQTHDFHQRVRQGFLAVAREHPGRVCVVDADQAVDRIHRQIVSIVLERMGQAASPKPQT; from the coding sequence ATGGCCGGATTTTTTCTGACATTCGAGGGGGTCGAGGGCGGGGGCAAGACAACCCAGGCGCGTCTCTTGGCCGAGGCGCTGCGGGAGCGGGAACACACGGTTCTTGTCACCCGTGAGCCCGGTGGCACCGAGATCGGCAAAGTCCTGCGTCGGCTGGTCTTGGAGCCGGCCGGGGCGCCGCTGGCCGCCGAGGCGGAGCTGCTGTTGCTGCTGGCCGACCGGGCTCAACACGTACGGGATGTGATCCTACCTGGACTGCGCGCTGACGCAGTCGTTATCTCAGACCGGTTCTTGGATTCCACTATCGCCTATCAGGGCTATGGGCGAGGCATCCCGCTCGATCTGTTGCACCGTTTGAACAGCTTTGCGAGTCAGGCCTGTCTGCCTGACTTCACCGTTCTTCTCGATGTCTCTGTCGAGGTCGGCCTGCAACGGGCAAGTCAGAGCCGAGGAGCCTCAGAGGTAGACCGCTTTGAAGCCCAGACACACGACTTCCACCAACGTGTCCGGCAGGGCTTTTTGGCTGTCGCCCGCGAACATCCCGGGCGGGTGTGTGTGGTTGACGCCGACCAAGCGGTGGACCGTATTCATCGGCAGATCGTGTCGATCGTGCTGGAGCGGATGGGGCAGGCCGCAAGCCCCAAACCGCAAACCTGA